AGAACAGCACCCCCACCTCCCGTAGTAATCGTCTTGTTGCCGTTAAAGCTGAGAGCGGAAGCTATCCCCCAGTGGCAGGTGTGCTTGCCTTTGTAGAAAGAGCCTATCGATTGTGCAGCGTCCTCTATCAATGCAATACTGAAGCGATCACAAATTTCTTTGAGGCTGTCGAGGTCGGCAGGGTGACCGAACGTATGAAGAACAACCAACGCACGTACGCGACGCCCGGTGGCGGTGTTGTAGCATGCGCCTTCTCTCAATGTTGATGCCGACCGTAAATATTCCTCCAACTTTTTCGGATCGACGCCAAGGGTCCTCTCATCGCTATCCACAAAATGGGGAGTGGCGTTGCAGTAAGTGATGGCATTGGCGGTGGCGACGAACGTCATGGTAGGGCACAGAACTTCATCGCCCGCCTTTACGCCTGCGGCCTTCAGGGCCACATGAAGCGCGGCCGTTCCATTCACGGTAGCAACGACGTATTTGATGCCCGTAAAGTCGGAAAGCATGGTTTCGAACCGATTGACAAAGGGTCCAGCTGATGAGACCCAGGTAGAATCCAGGCATTCCTTCACGTACTTACATTCGTTACCAGAAAAACAGGGCTCATGGAGGGCGATCGGCTTTCCTGTTACCGCAAGGCATTGTCTGAGTACGGACAGTATAGATTGGGCTCGCGACGATTTCAAATGGTGTACCTGTCTGTTTTGTAGCTCCGCGAGTTCTCCTGGTTCGAAAACCATGCAATAGTTTTCTCCAGTCCCCGTCGAAAGCCATCTCCACCGCTATACGCCGGTTGCCAGCCTATCAATGCCTTTGCCTTAGCATTCGAAGCTATTAGTCGCTCCACCTCGCTTGTCTTGGGGCGGATCCGCTGTTCGTCCGTGATTATCTCTATTTTTTTTCCTATTAGCTCGGCAATCAGCTCAGCGGTTTGCCCAATTGAAACCTCGTAGCCGGATCCCAGATTTATCACTTCGCCGATGCACGTCTCGTTTTCGATTGCCGCAACGAAGCCGCGGACTATGTCCTCTACATAATT
This Syntrophorhabdaceae bacterium DNA region includes the following protein-coding sequences:
- a CDS encoding LegC family aminotransferase, with protein sequence MVFEPGELAELQNRQVHHLKSSRAQSILSVLRQCLAVTGKPIALHEPCFSGNECKYVKECLDSTWVSSAGPFVNRFETMLSDFTGIKYVVATVNGTAALHVALKAAGVKAGDEVLCPTMTFVATANAITYCNATPHFVDSDERTLGVDPKKLEEYLRSASTLREGACYNTATGRRVRALVVLHTFGHPADLDSLKEICDRFSIALIEDAAQSIGSFYKGKHTCHWGIASALSFNGNKTITTGGGGAVLTNSKNIASYARHISTTARSPHQWSVLHDEIGYNYRLPSINAALGCAQLEQLPSFLEKKRSLASKYQAAFDGVEGVTFFTEPSYARSNYWLNALLLCGNNGEEERDLVLELTNSNDIMTRPLYTLMHRLPMFKHCPRMDLSSAESIEARLINIPSSPALA